The Solanum lycopersicum chromosome 6, SLM_r2.1 genome has a window encoding:
- the LOC101248308 gene encoding uncharacterized protein isoform X5, translating into MLNQVMTATRGATDAFSGVGRHVNNSLKKVGAKGIEAGVGCGVGFGHGFGVGLAVKRGVVERMQSYLIQATTKLLMKSGMSPGLSIGQGILPPSLQAGMKTVSEASIQNPLGIANPLEMKVPHSSSPDLTDRNTNSLSSNENDTSRANVGSSDASYISRTEKVISNFLQSPLVKGEDSTTNELSERLGSVNNLVHMVLKHQQAIDELMQENEKLREILVKDLKVSPSKLQTSYSSGSKYPNTECFECRKKQRRRQ; encoded by the exons ATGCTCAATCAAGTTATGACTGCCACTAGAGGCGCAACGGATGCGTTTTCTGGAGTTGGAAGACATGTTAATAATTCT TTGAAAAAGGTGGGGGCAAAAGGCATTGAAGCCGGCGTCGGATGTGGAGTAGGTTTTGGACATGGTTTTGGAGTTG GTCTTGCTGTGAAGCGCGGAGTGGTGGAGCGGATGCAGTCGTATTTAATT CAAGCCACGACAAAATTATTGATGAAGTCTGGAATGTCTCCCGGCTTATCTATTGGTCAAGGCATCCTTCCACCATCCTTGCAAGCTGGGATGAAAACAGTCAGTGAAGCCTCTATTCAGAACCCACTGGGAATTGCCAATCCACTTGAAATGAAGGTTCCACATAGTTCTTCTCCAGACTTGACAGATAGGAACACAAATTCTCTCTCTTCTAATGAAAATGACACTTCAAGAGCTAATGTCGGCTCTTCAGATGCATCATATATCAGCCGGACAGAGAAGGTTATTAGCAATTTTCTGCAGAGTCCACTAGTGAAAGGCGAAGACAGTACAACAAATGAGCTG TCTGAGCGTTTGGGATCTGTGAACAACCTTGTTCATATG GTGTTGAAACACCAGCAAGCAATTGATGAGCTCATGCAGGAAAATGAAAAGCTACGCGAGATACTGGTGAAAGACTTGAAAGTCTCGCCCAGTAAACTCCAAACCAGCTACTCTAGTGGAAGTAAGTATCCAAATACTGAATGTTTCGAGTGCCGTAAAAAACAAAGGAGAAGACAATGA
- the LOC101248308 gene encoding uncharacterized protein isoform X3, which yields METSSSTSSSNSNSNGVIVNTEERRIRIENPFTLKVGQVFTGFGIGCGIGIGVGRPLNLGAIPMLNQVMTATRGATDAFSGVGRHVNNSLKKVGAKGIEAGVGCGVGFGHGFGVGLAVKRGVVERMQSYLIQATTKLLMKSGMSPGLSIGQGILPPSLQAGMKTVSEASIQNPLGIANPLEMKVPHSSSPDLTDRNTNSLSSNENDTSRANVGSSDASYISRTEKVISNFLQSPLVKGEDSTTNELSERLGSVNNLVHMVLKHQQAIDELMQENEKLREILVKDLKVSPSKLQTSYSSGSKYPNTECFECRKKQRRRQ from the exons ATGGAGACCAGCAGTAGTACAAGTAGCAGCAATAGTAATAGCAATGGCGTGATAGTTAATACAGAAGAAAGGAGAATCAGAATAGAAAATCCCTTTACTTTGAAGGTTGGTCAAGTATTTACTGGCTTTGGCATTGGCTGTGGGATTGGAATCGGTGTTGGCCGCCCTTTAAATCTAG GTGCAATACCAATGCTCAATCAAGTTATGACTGCCACTAGAGGCGCAACGGATGCGTTTTCTGGAGTTGGAAGACATGTTAATAATTCT TTGAAAAAGGTGGGGGCAAAAGGCATTGAAGCCGGCGTCGGATGTGGAGTAGGTTTTGGACATGGTTTTGGAGTTG GTCTTGCTGTGAAGCGCGGAGTGGTGGAGCGGATGCAGTCGTATTTAATT CAAGCCACGACAAAATTATTGATGAAGTCTGGAATGTCTCCCGGCTTATCTATTGGTCAAGGCATCCTTCCACCATCCTTGCAAGCTGGGATGAAAACAGTCAGTGAAGCCTCTATTCAGAACCCACTGGGAATTGCCAATCCACTTGAAATGAAGGTTCCACATAGTTCTTCTCCAGACTTGACAGATAGGAACACAAATTCTCTCTCTTCTAATGAAAATGACACTTCAAGAGCTAATGTCGGCTCTTCAGATGCATCATATATCAGCCGGACAGAGAAGGTTATTAGCAATTTTCTGCAGAGTCCACTAGTGAAAGGCGAAGACAGTACAACAAATGAGCTG TCTGAGCGTTTGGGATCTGTGAACAACCTTGTTCATATG GTGTTGAAACACCAGCAAGCAATTGATGAGCTCATGCAGGAAAATGAAAAGCTACGCGAGATACTGGTGAAAGACTTGAAAGTCTCGCCCAGTAAACTCCAAACCAGCTACTCTAGTGGAAGTAAGTATCCAAATACTGAATGTTTCGAGTGCCGTAAAAAACAAAGGAGAAGACAATGA
- the LOC101248308 gene encoding uncharacterized protein isoform X1 — translation METSSSTSSSNSNSNGVIVNTEERRIRIENPFTLKVGQVFTGFGIGCGIGIGVGRPLNLGIKPSSPFSILPIHQKEKREGKNMKIEDFWKPKEGEPKNSSAIPMLNQVMTATRGATDAFSGVGRHVNNSLKKVGAKGIEAGVGCGVGFGHGFGVGLAVKRGVVERMQSYLIQATTKLLMKSGMSPGLSIGQGILPPSLQAGMKTVSEASIQNPLGIANPLEMKVPHSSSPDLTDRNTNSLSSNENDTSRANVGSSDASYISRTEKVISNFLQSPLVKGEDSTTNELSERLGSVNNLVHMVLKHQQAIDELMQENEKLREILVKDLKVSPSKLQTSYSSGSKYPNTECFECRKKQRRRQ, via the exons ATGGAGACCAGCAGTAGTACAAGTAGCAGCAATAGTAATAGCAATGGCGTGATAGTTAATACAGAAGAAAGGAGAATCAGAATAGAAAATCCCTTTACTTTGAAGGTTGGTCAAGTATTTACTGGCTTTGGCATTGGCTGTGGGATTGGAATCGGTGTTGGCCGCCCTTTAAATCTAGGTATTAAGCCATCTTCACCCTTCTCAATTCTTCCCAttcaccaaaaagaaaaaagagagggaaaaaaCATGAAGATTGAAGATTTTTGGAAACCTAAAGAAGGGGAACCCAAAAATTCAA GTGCAATACCAATGCTCAATCAAGTTATGACTGCCACTAGAGGCGCAACGGATGCGTTTTCTGGAGTTGGAAGACATGTTAATAATTCT TTGAAAAAGGTGGGGGCAAAAGGCATTGAAGCCGGCGTCGGATGTGGAGTAGGTTTTGGACATGGTTTTGGAGTTG GTCTTGCTGTGAAGCGCGGAGTGGTGGAGCGGATGCAGTCGTATTTAATT CAAGCCACGACAAAATTATTGATGAAGTCTGGAATGTCTCCCGGCTTATCTATTGGTCAAGGCATCCTTCCACCATCCTTGCAAGCTGGGATGAAAACAGTCAGTGAAGCCTCTATTCAGAACCCACTGGGAATTGCCAATCCACTTGAAATGAAGGTTCCACATAGTTCTTCTCCAGACTTGACAGATAGGAACACAAATTCTCTCTCTTCTAATGAAAATGACACTTCAAGAGCTAATGTCGGCTCTTCAGATGCATCATATATCAGCCGGACAGAGAAGGTTATTAGCAATTTTCTGCAGAGTCCACTAGTGAAAGGCGAAGACAGTACAACAAATGAGCTG TCTGAGCGTTTGGGATCTGTGAACAACCTTGTTCATATG GTGTTGAAACACCAGCAAGCAATTGATGAGCTCATGCAGGAAAATGAAAAGCTACGCGAGATACTGGTGAAAGACTTGAAAGTCTCGCCCAGTAAACTCCAAACCAGCTACTCTAGTGGAAGTAAGTATCCAAATACTGAATGTTTCGAGTGCCGTAAAAAACAAAGGAGAAGACAATGA
- the LOC101248308 gene encoding uncharacterized protein isoform X4 produces METSSSTSSSNSNSNGVIVNTEERRIRIENPFTLKVGQVFTGFGIGCGIGIGVGRPLNLGAIPMLNQVMTATRGATDAFSGVGRHVNNSLKKVGAKGIEAGVGCGVGFGHGFGVGLAVKRGVVERMQSYLIQATTKLLMKSGMSPGLSIGQGILPPSLQAGMKTVSEASIQNPLGIANPLEMKVPHSSSPDLTDRNTNSLSSNENDTSRANVGSSDASYISRTEKVISNFLQSPLVKGEDSTTNELSERLGSVNNLVHMVLKHQQAIDELMQENEKLREILVKDLKVSPSKLQTSYSSGSPQENSRLHPPKKSRDNK; encoded by the exons ATGGAGACCAGCAGTAGTACAAGTAGCAGCAATAGTAATAGCAATGGCGTGATAGTTAATACAGAAGAAAGGAGAATCAGAATAGAAAATCCCTTTACTTTGAAGGTTGGTCAAGTATTTACTGGCTTTGGCATTGGCTGTGGGATTGGAATCGGTGTTGGCCGCCCTTTAAATCTAG GTGCAATACCAATGCTCAATCAAGTTATGACTGCCACTAGAGGCGCAACGGATGCGTTTTCTGGAGTTGGAAGACATGTTAATAATTCT TTGAAAAAGGTGGGGGCAAAAGGCATTGAAGCCGGCGTCGGATGTGGAGTAGGTTTTGGACATGGTTTTGGAGTTG GTCTTGCTGTGAAGCGCGGAGTGGTGGAGCGGATGCAGTCGTATTTAATT CAAGCCACGACAAAATTATTGATGAAGTCTGGAATGTCTCCCGGCTTATCTATTGGTCAAGGCATCCTTCCACCATCCTTGCAAGCTGGGATGAAAACAGTCAGTGAAGCCTCTATTCAGAACCCACTGGGAATTGCCAATCCACTTGAAATGAAGGTTCCACATAGTTCTTCTCCAGACTTGACAGATAGGAACACAAATTCTCTCTCTTCTAATGAAAATGACACTTCAAGAGCTAATGTCGGCTCTTCAGATGCATCATATATCAGCCGGACAGAGAAGGTTATTAGCAATTTTCTGCAGAGTCCACTAGTGAAAGGCGAAGACAGTACAACAAATGAGCTG TCTGAGCGTTTGGGATCTGTGAACAACCTTGTTCATATG GTGTTGAAACACCAGCAAGCAATTGATGAGCTCATGCAGGAAAATGAAAAGCTACGCGAGATACTGGTGAAAGACTTGAAAGTCTCGCCCAGTAAACTCCAAACCAGCTACTCTAGTGGAA GTCCTCAAGAAAATTCAAGGTTgcaccccccaaaaaaaagtcGTGATAACAAATAG
- the LOC101248308 gene encoding uncharacterized protein isoform X2, whose protein sequence is METSSSTSSSNSNSNGVIVNTEERRIRIENPFTLKVGQVFTGFGIGCGIGIGVGRPLNLGIKPSSPFSILPIHQKEKREGKNMKIEDFWKPKEGEPKNSSAIPMLNQVMTATRGATDAFSGVGRHVNNSLKKVGAKGIEAGVGCGVGFGHGFGVGLAVKRGVVERMQSYLIQATTKLLMKSGMSPGLSIGQGILPPSLQAGMKTVSEASIQNPLGIANPLEMKVPHSSSPDLTDRNTNSLSSNENDTSRANVGSSDASYISRTEKVISNFLQSPLVKGEDSTTNELSERLGSVNNLVHMVLKHQQAIDELMQENEKLREILVKDLKVSPSKLQTSYSSGSPQENSRLHPPKKSRDNK, encoded by the exons ATGGAGACCAGCAGTAGTACAAGTAGCAGCAATAGTAATAGCAATGGCGTGATAGTTAATACAGAAGAAAGGAGAATCAGAATAGAAAATCCCTTTACTTTGAAGGTTGGTCAAGTATTTACTGGCTTTGGCATTGGCTGTGGGATTGGAATCGGTGTTGGCCGCCCTTTAAATCTAGGTATTAAGCCATCTTCACCCTTCTCAATTCTTCCCAttcaccaaaaagaaaaaagagagggaaaaaaCATGAAGATTGAAGATTTTTGGAAACCTAAAGAAGGGGAACCCAAAAATTCAA GTGCAATACCAATGCTCAATCAAGTTATGACTGCCACTAGAGGCGCAACGGATGCGTTTTCTGGAGTTGGAAGACATGTTAATAATTCT TTGAAAAAGGTGGGGGCAAAAGGCATTGAAGCCGGCGTCGGATGTGGAGTAGGTTTTGGACATGGTTTTGGAGTTG GTCTTGCTGTGAAGCGCGGAGTGGTGGAGCGGATGCAGTCGTATTTAATT CAAGCCACGACAAAATTATTGATGAAGTCTGGAATGTCTCCCGGCTTATCTATTGGTCAAGGCATCCTTCCACCATCCTTGCAAGCTGGGATGAAAACAGTCAGTGAAGCCTCTATTCAGAACCCACTGGGAATTGCCAATCCACTTGAAATGAAGGTTCCACATAGTTCTTCTCCAGACTTGACAGATAGGAACACAAATTCTCTCTCTTCTAATGAAAATGACACTTCAAGAGCTAATGTCGGCTCTTCAGATGCATCATATATCAGCCGGACAGAGAAGGTTATTAGCAATTTTCTGCAGAGTCCACTAGTGAAAGGCGAAGACAGTACAACAAATGAGCTG TCTGAGCGTTTGGGATCTGTGAACAACCTTGTTCATATG GTGTTGAAACACCAGCAAGCAATTGATGAGCTCATGCAGGAAAATGAAAAGCTACGCGAGATACTGGTGAAAGACTTGAAAGTCTCGCCCAGTAAACTCCAAACCAGCTACTCTAGTGGAA GTCCTCAAGAAAATTCAAGGTTgcaccccccaaaaaaaagtcGTGATAACAAATAG